Proteins from one Romboutsia sp. CE17 genomic window:
- a CDS encoding ABC transporter substrate-binding protein, with translation MSKFKSGIILLLSLIVVISLTACGSNNTNNANNKNEVEVSEGNDSHYPVIITTYNYAKEPVEVTFNKAPEKVVAVYQNSIETMLALGLEDKIVMASGLDHEVKDEYKDAFSKINYIEDFEPSKEAVVIEQPDFILSWHSIFDEKKLGDVDYWHENNIKTYMSLNSGVKEKRTIENEITDILNLGKIFNVEDRANSLVAEITNKIDEVASSVKGEKKQSTLIIEYFDDKIYTYGAKTLGGDMVSKLGAELLNPEGGNINEEDLINLNPDSIFVVYMDRTDENMSKDAINKVLNNKSLASLNAVKNNRVNSIALGEMYSSGIRTIDGITTFANGIYPELDN, from the coding sequence ATGAGTAAATTTAAAAGTGGAATTATACTACTATTAAGTTTAATAGTAGTAATAAGCCTTACAGCATGTGGTTCAAATAATACAAATAATGCAAATAATAAAAATGAAGTAGAAGTTAGTGAAGGAAATGATTCTCATTATCCTGTTATTATAACAACTTATAACTATGCAAAAGAACCTGTAGAAGTTACTTTTAATAAAGCTCCAGAAAAGGTAGTGGCAGTATATCAAAATTCAATTGAGACAATGTTAGCTTTAGGATTAGAAGATAAAATAGTAATGGCATCAGGTTTAGATCATGAAGTGAAAGATGAATATAAGGATGCTTTTTCTAAGATAAATTATATAGAAGACTTTGAACCTTCAAAAGAAGCTGTAGTTATAGAACAACCAGATTTTATATTATCTTGGCACTCTATTTTTGACGAAAAAAAATTAGGTGATGTAGATTATTGGCACGAAAATAATATAAAAACATATATGTCTTTAAATAGTGGAGTGAAAGAGAAGAGAACAATAGAAAATGAAATAACAGATATACTAAATCTAGGAAAGATATTTAATGTAGAAGATAGAGCAAATTCTCTAGTGGCTGAAATAACTAATAAGATTGATGAAGTGGCATCTTCAGTTAAAGGAGAAAAAAAGCAAAGTACATTAATAATAGAGTACTTTGATGATAAGATATATACATATGGAGCAAAAACGCTAGGTGGAGATATGGTATCTAAATTAGGTGCAGAACTTTTAAATCCAGAAGGTGGAAACATAAATGAAGAAGATTTAATAAATTTAAATCCAGATTCTATATTTGTTGTATATATGGATAGAACAGATGAAAACATGTCTAAAGATGCAATTAATAAAGTTTTAAATAATAAATCACTTGCAAGTTTAAATGCAGTAAAAAATAATAGAGTGAACTCAATAGCTCTTGGAGAAATGTACTCAAGTGGGATCAGGACTATTGATGGCATAACTACTTTTGCAAATGGAATATATCCAGAGCTAGATAATTAG
- a CDS encoding YlmC/YmxH family sporulation protein, giving the protein MNLSEIAGKEIVNLVTGERLGVVGECDLIIDETNGKILALLIPKEKGLFGRKRDNDVLEVPWRSVKKIGNDMIIIEYDGIY; this is encoded by the coding sequence ATGAATTTATCTGAAATAGCAGGTAAAGAGATTGTCAACCTAGTTACTGGCGAAAGATTGGGAGTAGTTGGAGAATGTGATCTTATAATAGATGAAACAAATGGTAAGATTCTAGCACTACTAATTCCGAAGGAAAAAGGTCTTTTTGGGCGAAAGAGAGATAATGACGTTTTAGAAGTTCCATGGAGAAGTGTAAAGAAAATAGGCAATGATATGATAATCATTGAATATGATGGAATATACTAA
- the dapG gene encoding aspartate kinase, producing MGMLVQKFGGTSVKSYEKMEKVVSIIKAYKEKGNDLVIVVSAMGRKGDPYATDTLIELCKSINNETQKRELDIIMSCGEIISGTILTSMLEANNIPAIFLTGIQAGIITTDSYCNAKIKKINPQRIEKEIALGKVVVIAGFQGGTESGEITTLGRGGSDTSAVAIGKALDSKVVQIYTDVDGIMTADPRVEPEARIIKFIEYEEVFQMAEQGSKVIHPRAVELAKKADIILEIKNTLNPDYEGTRIGSLKDLEYGDKDYENDEKFMSAVAHKNNIAQIKVKSSEEVFSNVLNEMEEKNINMDMINFFLQDKGFAINSNDAECVENILKKYKVEYSINKKCAKVTLIGSKITETPGIIAKIIRGLSKAGITLLQSSDSFTTVSCLVNEEDMAKAVHVIHNQFYK from the coding sequence ATGGGAATGTTAGTTCAAAAATTTGGGGGCACATCAGTAAAATCATATGAAAAAATGGAAAAAGTAGTAAGCATAATAAAAGCTTATAAAGAAAAAGGGAATGATTTAGTAATCGTTGTATCTGCAATGGGAAGAAAAGGAGATCCTTATGCTACAGATACTTTAATAGAATTGTGTAAAAGTATTAATAATGAAACGCAAAAGAGAGAGTTAGATATAATAATGTCTTGCGGAGAAATCATATCAGGAACGATATTAACAAGTATGTTAGAAGCAAATAATATACCAGCAATATTTCTAACAGGGATACAAGCTGGTATTATTACAACTGATTCATACTGTAATGCAAAAATAAAAAAAATAAATCCTCAAAGAATTGAAAAAGAAATAGCATTAGGGAAAGTTGTTGTAATAGCAGGGTTCCAAGGAGGAACTGAAAGTGGTGAAATTACAACCCTAGGAAGAGGTGGAAGTGATACTTCAGCTGTAGCAATAGGAAAGGCTTTGGATAGTAAAGTTGTTCAGATTTATACTGATGTAGATGGAATAATGACGGCTGATCCTAGGGTGGAGCCTGAGGCTAGAATCATAAAATTTATAGAATATGAAGAAGTTTTCCAAATGGCTGAGCAAGGATCTAAAGTTATTCATCCAAGAGCTGTAGAGTTAGCTAAAAAAGCTGATATAATATTAGAAATCAAAAACACTTTAAACCCAGATTATGAGGGGACAAGAATAGGTTCATTAAAAGATCTAGAGTATGGAGATAAAGATTATGAAAATGATGAAAAGTTTATGTCTGCTGTAGCTCATAAAAATAATATTGCTCAGATAAAAGTAAAGTCATCAGAAGAAGTATTTTCAAATGTTTTAAATGAAATGGAAGAAAAAAACATAAATATGGATATGATTAATTTTTTTCTTCAGGATAAAGGCTTTGCTATAAATAGTAATGATGCGGAGTGTGTAGAGAATATACTAAAAAAATATAAGGTAGAGTATTCTATAAATAAAAAATGTGCAAAGGTAACTTTAATAGGGAGTAAAATAACAGAGACTCCAGGTATTATAGCCAAAATCATAAGGGGATTATCTAAGGCTGGAATAACACTTTTACAATCATCAGATTCTTTTACTACAGTATCTTGCTTAGTAAATGAAGAAGATATGGCAAAAGCTGTCCATGTTATACACAATCAATTTTATAAATAA
- the rpsO gene encoding 30S ribosomal protein S15, with translation MNKTDIIKEFGRKEGDTGSPEVQIALLTARINELNDHLKTHKKDHHSRRGLLKMVGRRRNLLAYLKERDLEGYRALIAKLGLRK, from the coding sequence ATGAACAAGACTGATATAATCAAAGAATTCGGAAGAAAAGAAGGAGATACTGGTTCTCCAGAAGTACAAATAGCTTTATTAACAGCTAGAATAAACGAATTAAATGACCACTTAAAAACTCATAAGAAAGACCACCACTCAAGAAGAGGTCTATTAAAGATGGTTGGTAGAAGAAGAAACTTATTAGCTTACTTAAAGGAAAGAGACCTAGAAGGATACAGAGCTTTAATAGCTAAATTAGGATTAAGAAAATAA
- a CDS encoding polyribonucleotide nucleotidyltransferase, translating to MFEHKIFKMDLAGRELSVEIGKIAELAAGSAILRYGETMVMVNVSKSAKPRDGIDFFPLSVDYEEKLYSVGKIPGGFLKREGKPSEKAILTSRLIDRPIRPLFPKGFRNDVQVVATVLSVDQDCTPDIVSMIGSSVALSISDIPFNGPTGSVLVGLVDGALVVNPTAEQREKSSLHLVVSGTKDAIMMVEAGGEEIPESLMLEAILFAHEEIKKIVTFIEEITAQVGKEKMEVELHKVDADVEEAVRKFATDKMKEAVRTVEKLERQQKMDEVREETLAHFEEIVDEFGSDIEEVLQSIIKESVRMLITHEAIRPDNRKLDEIRPIWCDNGFIPRAHGSGLFTRGQTQVMTITTLGALGDVQILDGLDEEENKRYMHHYNFPAYSVGEARPSRGPGRREIGHGALAERALVPVIPSKEEFPYAIRLVSEVLSSNGSTSQGSVCGSTLSLLDAGVPIKDMVAGIAMGLIKDDDKVAILSDIQGMEDHLGDMDFKVAGTEHGITAIQMDIKINGIDENILKTALEQARVGRLHILNEMRKTIDAPKPQLSKYAPKIITMNINPDKIRDVIGPGGKVITKIIDETGVKIDIEQTGEVFIAGIDQDMIDLAQKLINDIVAEAEVGKTYKGKVTRITTFGAFVEILPGKEGLLHISHISHERVAKVEDVLKVGDEVEVKVTEIDEKGRVNLSRKVLLPKPESTEKKDHK from the coding sequence ATGTTTGAACATAAAATTTTCAAAATGGATTTGGCAGGAAGAGAGCTTTCTGTTGAAATAGGAAAAATAGCTGAATTAGCAGCTGGTAGTGCTATACTTAGATACGGAGAAACTATGGTTATGGTAAACGTATCAAAATCAGCAAAACCAAGAGATGGTATAGATTTCTTCCCACTTAGTGTTGATTATGAAGAAAAATTATATTCAGTTGGAAAAATACCAGGTGGATTTTTAAAGAGGGAAGGTAAGCCTTCAGAAAAGGCAATATTAACTTCTAGATTAATAGATAGACCGATAAGACCTTTATTTCCAAAAGGATTTAGAAATGATGTACAAGTTGTTGCTACTGTACTTTCAGTAGATCAAGATTGTACTCCTGATATAGTATCTATGATAGGTTCTTCAGTAGCGTTATCTATATCAGATATACCATTCAATGGACCTACAGGATCTGTTTTAGTAGGACTTGTTGATGGAGCTTTAGTTGTAAATCCAACTGCAGAACAAAGAGAAAAAAGTTCTCTTCATTTAGTTGTATCGGGAACTAAAGATGCAATAATGATGGTTGAAGCTGGTGGAGAAGAAATACCTGAAAGCTTAATGTTAGAGGCTATATTATTTGCTCATGAAGAAATAAAGAAAATAGTAACTTTCATAGAAGAAATAACTGCACAAGTTGGAAAAGAAAAGATGGAAGTTGAATTACATAAGGTAGATGCTGATGTAGAAGAAGCTGTTCGTAAATTTGCAACTGATAAAATGAAAGAGGCAGTAAGAACTGTTGAAAAGCTTGAAAGACAACAAAAAATGGATGAAGTAAGAGAAGAAACTCTTGCTCATTTTGAAGAAATAGTTGATGAGTTCGGTTCTGATATTGAAGAAGTTCTTCAATCTATAATAAAGGAATCTGTTAGAATGCTTATAACTCATGAAGCGATAAGACCAGATAATAGAAAATTAGATGAAATAAGACCAATATGGTGTGATAATGGATTTATACCAAGAGCTCATGGATCTGGTTTATTTACAAGAGGTCAAACTCAAGTAATGACTATAACTACATTAGGGGCTTTAGGAGATGTTCAAATATTAGATGGCCTAGATGAAGAAGAAAATAAGAGATATATGCACCACTATAACTTCCCAGCATATAGTGTTGGTGAAGCTAGACCATCAAGAGGTCCAGGAAGAAGAGAAATCGGACATGGAGCTTTAGCAGAGAGAGCGTTAGTTCCAGTAATACCTTCTAAAGAAGAATTCCCTTATGCTATAAGATTAGTTTCTGAGGTATTAAGCTCAAATGGATCAACTTCTCAAGGGTCAGTTTGTGGATCAACATTATCACTATTAGATGCAGGTGTTCCAATTAAAGACATGGTTGCAGGAATAGCAATGGGTCTTATAAAAGACGATGATAAAGTAGCAATACTTTCAGATATACAAGGTATGGAAGACCACTTAGGGGACATGGACTTTAAGGTTGCAGGTACAGAGCATGGTATAACAGCTATACAAATGGATATAAAAATAAATGGTATAGATGAAAATATATTAAAAACTGCACTTGAGCAAGCTAGAGTTGGTAGACTTCATATCTTAAATGAAATGAGAAAGACTATAGATGCTCCAAAACCACAATTATCTAAGTACGCGCCTAAGATAATAACAATGAATATAAACCCAGATAAGATAAGAGACGTTATAGGACCAGGTGGTAAGGTTATAACTAAGATTATTGATGAAACTGGAGTTAAGATAGATATAGAACAAACTGGAGAAGTATTCATAGCTGGTATTGACCAAGATATGATAGACTTAGCACAAAAACTAATAAATGACATAGTTGCAGAAGCTGAAGTAGGTAAAACTTACAAAGGGAAAGTAACTAGAATTACTACATTTGGTGCTTTTGTTGAAATACTTCCAGGCAAAGAAGGATTACTTCATATATCTCATATATCTCATGAGAGAGTAGCAAAAGTAGAAGATGTTCTTAAAGTTGGAGATGAAGTAGAAGTTAAAGTAACTGAAATAGATGAAAAAGGAAGAGTAAACTTATCTAGAAAAGTTCTACTACCTAAGCCAGAATCAACTGAAAAAAAAGATCATAAATAA
- a CDS encoding polysaccharide deacetylase family protein, with protein MLIMVANKKKLKKIFIGVLVVLFTIGGIIFGLKKSGTVPTFNLNDMAEIPYERGTKVDSGYVAITCNVDLGWEDEYIESILNTLKSEDVKITFNVTGKWAENKQDLLLRMKEEGHEIGSHGYKHLDYAKLTYEQNLEEMKKAESVIEGITGQEIKFFQAPAGSFGDGTMKAAKELGYTAFKWDIDTIDWKYREEPDVIINRVKKKEVKDGSIVLMHPTKATTECLDDIIGIIREKGLKAGRLSDIF; from the coding sequence ATGTTAATTATGGTAGCAAATAAGAAGAAACTTAAGAAGATATTCATAGGTGTTTTAGTTGTATTGTTTACTATAGGAGGCATAATATTTGGACTTAAAAAAAGTGGAACTGTTCCTACTTTTAATCTAAATGATATGGCGGAAATACCATATGAGAGAGGTACTAAAGTTGATAGTGGCTATGTTGCAATAACTTGCAACGTAGACCTTGGTTGGGAGGATGAGTACATAGAGTCAATCTTAAACACATTAAAAAGTGAGGATGTAAAAATCACATTTAATGTTACTGGAAAATGGGCAGAAAATAAACAAGATTTATTATTGAGAATGAAAGAAGAAGGGCATGAGATTGGCAGTCATGGATACAAACATTTAGATTATGCAAAGTTGACTTATGAACAAAATTTAGAAGAAATGAAAAAGGCTGAAAGTGTAATAGAAGGTATTACAGGACAAGAGATTAAATTCTTTCAAGCTCCAGCAGGATCATTTGGAGATGGAACAATGAAGGCAGCTAAAGAATTAGGATATACAGCATTTAAGTGGGACATAGATACTATTGATTGGAAGTATAGAGAAGAGCCAGATGTGATAATTAACAGAGTAAAGAAAAAAGAAGTAAAAGATGGAAGTATAGTATTGATGCATCCAACAAAGGCTACAACAGAGTGTCTAGATGATATAATAGGAATAATCCGAGAAAAAGGATTAAAAGCAGGAAGGCTAAGCGATATTTTCTAG
- a CDS encoding IS3 family transposase, with protein MSKKIFTEQEILELSKNKYVKNVTAKGITYTNEFKLQFIAEYENGKTSRAIFEDAGFDVNIIGIKRIDSASLRWRKAYNDKGILGLEDTRTLNSGRTLNRELTIEEIIAKKDAEIEYLKAELELIKKLELQERQVINKKIPASKIFRLIQNLIQSFNLKNMTRHLCKIANISTSGYYNFLNNFKTRSIKENKDLISKEIILKAFNYRGYKKGSRSIKMVLENKFNIIMNRKKIQRIMRKYNITCPIRKANPYKRIAKATKEHRVAPNRLNREFKQNIPGKVMLTDITYMPYGNNKMAYLSTIKDSSTNEILAYNLSNNLAIDIVTETINKLVKLKSFKLHKDAFIHSDQGSHYTSPIFQKLLKKYNLGQSMSRRGNCWDNAPQESFFGHMKDEIDYKSCETIEELKILIDDYMDYYNNERCQWNLKKLTPVQYRNQLLVTS; from the coding sequence ATGAGTAAAAAAATATTTACAGAACAAGAGATATTAGAATTATCTAAAAATAAATATGTAAAAAATGTAACTGCTAAAGGTATAACTTATACTAATGAGTTTAAATTGCAGTTTATTGCTGAATATGAGAATGGGAAAACTTCAAGAGCTATTTTTGAAGATGCAGGATTTGATGTTAATATAATTGGAATTAAACGTATAGATTCTGCTAGTCTAAGATGGAGAAAAGCATATAACGATAAAGGTATTTTAGGTTTAGAAGATACTAGGACTTTAAATTCAGGAAGAACACTTAATAGAGAATTAACTATTGAAGAGATTATTGCTAAGAAAGATGCTGAAATAGAGTATCTTAAAGCGGAGCTTGAATTGATAAAAAAGTTAGAGCTGCAAGAAAGGCAGGTGATAAATAAGAAAATACCTGCATCTAAAATATTTAGACTAATACAAAATTTAATTCAAAGTTTCAATCTTAAAAACATGACGAGACATTTATGTAAAATTGCTAATATCTCTACTTCAGGTTACTATAATTTTTTAAATAATTTTAAGACTAGAAGTATAAAGGAAAATAAAGATCTTATATCTAAAGAAATTATCTTAAAAGCATTTAACTATCGTGGATATAAGAAAGGATCTAGGTCTATAAAAATGGTATTAGAAAATAAATTCAATATTATAATGAATAGAAAGAAAATCCAAAGAATTATGAGAAAATATAATATTACTTGTCCTATACGTAAAGCTAATCCATATAAGCGTATTGCTAAGGCTACAAAGGAGCATAGAGTAGCTCCTAATAGACTAAATAGAGAATTTAAGCAAAACATACCTGGTAAGGTAATGTTAACTGATATTACATATATGCCGTACGGCAATAATAAGATGGCATATTTATCTACAATAAAAGATTCATCAACAAATGAAATATTAGCCTATAATCTTTCTAATAACTTAGCTATAGATATTGTAACTGAAACTATAAATAAATTAGTTAAACTAAAGTCATTTAAATTACATAAAGATGCATTTATTCATTCTGACCAAGGCTCTCATTATACAAGTCCAATCTTTCAAAAATTGCTTAAAAAATATAACTTGGGTCAATCTATGTCTCGTAGAGGCAATTGTTGGGATAATGCTCCGCAAGAATCATTCTTCGGACATATGAAGGATGAAATTGATTATAAAAGCTGTGAAACAATAGAAGAACTTAAAATATTGATAGATGATTACATGGATTATTACAATAATGAACGTTGCCAGTGGAATTTAAAAAAGCTGACTCCTGTGCAATACAGGAATCAGCTTTTAGTAACTTCTTAA
- a CDS encoding M16 family metallopeptidase, whose amino-acid sequence MYKVKTLENGLTIIGEEIPYVKSISLGVWINAGSRIEDAKVSGVSHFIEHMLFKGTRKRTSKEIASEIDNLGGQINAFTSKEYTCYYVKLLDEHIDIGLDILSDMILNSKFDTNDIDKEKSVIIEELKMYEDSPEDLVYDMLLEHIYEGDGLGMNILGTRESLENIKKEELLEYFNTYYVPNNSVISISGNFNFDEMVEKIEVKFKNWDRKDVNITLDEAPFKSCFISKNKDTEQVSLAMNLKAVGIEDNEEVYSLAVVNNIFGGSISSRLFQKIREEKGLVYSIYSEQSLYRKCGELGIFASMSKENLKEVCEIIKDEIKDLSENYLSEKEIHESKEQLKGSYLLGLESTGSRMMSIGKSMLLLNKVKTTDEILECINNVNIESVKKVINKVFNLDNLGICVVGRDVEGIEL is encoded by the coding sequence ATGTATAAAGTAAAAACACTAGAGAATGGACTGACAATAATAGGGGAAGAAATACCATACGTAAAATCAATATCATTGGGAGTATGGATAAATGCAGGGTCAAGAATTGAAGATGCAAAAGTAAGTGGAGTATCTCATTTTATAGAACATATGTTATTTAAAGGAACTAGAAAAAGGACATCTAAAGAAATAGCAAGTGAAATAGATAACTTAGGAGGTCAAATAAATGCCTTCACGAGTAAGGAGTATACTTGCTACTATGTGAAGTTATTAGACGAGCATATAGATATTGGTCTTGATATATTAAGTGATATGATATTAAACTCTAAATTTGATACAAATGATATAGATAAAGAAAAATCTGTTATTATAGAAGAACTTAAAATGTATGAAGATTCACCAGAAGACTTAGTTTATGATATGTTATTAGAACATATATATGAAGGTGATGGATTAGGAATGAATATTCTAGGAACTAGAGAATCTTTAGAGAATATAAAAAAAGAAGAGCTACTAGAATATTTTAATACTTATTATGTTCCAAATAACTCAGTTATATCTATATCAGGTAATTTTAACTTTGATGAAATGGTAGAAAAAATTGAAGTAAAGTTTAAAAATTGGGACCGCAAGGATGTTAATATAACTTTAGATGAAGCTCCTTTTAAATCTTGCTTTATATCAAAAAATAAAGATACAGAACAAGTTAGCTTAGCAATGAATTTAAAAGCTGTTGGTATAGAAGATAATGAAGAAGTATATTCTTTAGCAGTAGTTAATAATATTTTTGGAGGAAGTATAAGCTCTAGATTATTCCAAAAAATAAGAGAAGAAAAAGGATTAGTTTATTCTATATATTCTGAACAGAGCTTATATAGGAAATGCGGAGAGCTTGGAATCTTTGCGAGTATGAGTAAAGAAAACCTAAAAGAGGTCTGTGAAATAATAAAAGATGAAATAAAAGATTTAAGTGAAAATTATTTATCAGAAAAAGAGATACATGAAAGTAAAGAGCAACTAAAAGGTAGTTACTTACTTGGACTTGAAAGTACAGGAAGTAGAATGATGTCTATAGGTAAGTCTATGTTACTTTTAAATAAAGTTAAGACTACGGATGAAATACTAGAATGTATAAATAATGTAAACATTGAAAGTGTAAAAAAGGTTATAAATAAAGTATTCAATTTAGATAACTTAGGTATATGTGTTGTTGGTAGAGATGTAGAAGGAATAGAGTTATAA
- a CDS encoding bifunctional riboflavin kinase/FAD synthetase yields the protein MDIIKSIWDVNNVEESVVTIGKFDGLHNGHKVLIKKAVESSKKRRIKSVVFTFANHPANYFNNHSVKNIITDKDKMKKLNHLGIDIVVNIPFDEKMTNISADDFARKILKEKLRAKKVIVGHDFTFARNKEGNAKLLKLLGAKYNFKVEVVKPVKINNIRVSSTYIRNLIAEGSVNKVKEYLGRNYQLEGKVIKCKQLGRTIGFPTANMKIENEMLVPKCGIYATKVYLNGKTYFGATNIGYNPTVEGKDLSVETNILDFNEDIYGKTIKLEFLERIRDEKKFYSLEELKSQLKIDIDYIYKKYICKK from the coding sequence ATGGATATTATTAAATCTATATGGGATGTAAATAATGTAGAAGAAAGTGTTGTCACTATAGGAAAATTTGATGGTCTACACAATGGACATAAGGTCCTTATAAAAAAAGCAGTTGAAAGTAGTAAAAAAAGAAGAATTAAAAGTGTTGTTTTCACCTTTGCAAATCACCCTGCTAATTACTTTAACAATCATAGTGTAAAAAATATTATTACAGATAAAGATAAAATGAAGAAGTTAAATCATTTAGGTATAGATATAGTAGTAAATATACCTTTTGATGAAAAGATGACAAATATTTCAGCTGATGATTTTGCAAGAAAGATTTTAAAGGAAAAATTAAGAGCTAAAAAAGTAATTGTAGGACATGATTTTACATTTGCAAGAAATAAAGAAGGGAATGCAAAACTATTAAAGCTTTTAGGTGCTAAGTATAACTTTAAAGTTGAAGTTGTAAAACCCGTAAAAATAAATAATATAAGGGTCAGTAGCACTTATATAAGGAATTTAATAGCTGAGGGAAGTGTAAACAAAGTGAAAGAGTATTTAGGACGTAATTACCAATTAGAGGGGAAAGTAATTAAATGTAAGCAACTTGGAAGAACTATAGGATTCCCAACTGCAAATATGAAGATTGAAAATGAAATGCTTGTTCCTAAATGTGGTATATATGCAACTAAGGTATACTTAAACGGCAAAACATACTTTGGTGCAACTAATATTGGATATAATCCAACTGTAGAAGGTAAAGATTTATCAGTAGAGACTAATATATTAGATTTTAATGAAGATATTTATGGAAAAACTATAAAGCTTGAATTCTTAGAAAGAATAAGGGATGAAAAAAAGTTTTATTCATTAGAAGAATTAAAATCTCAGCTAAAAATTGATATTGACTATATCTACAAAAAGTATATTTGCAAAAAATAA
- a CDS encoding DegV family protein produces MKVKLICDSLCDTPKELIEKYNIEVIPLNIILGDKEYKEGIDISNEDFYKRMKEKTEVPKTSQATYIQFKEAFDKYKDEYSIVCINGSSKSSGTYQSAVMAKNDTEGDIHVFDTLTLSLGSAQFVVKACELIENNKEITAEELINELEGLRSSVSLFFVPDTLEYLQRSGRASLATATIGNMLKIKPIFTVEDANIFIHSKVRGKKHTIHELVKLIIDKYDTLEDKNIIIGCGDNLDDFEKLKQEVQTKIKCKKLYFTRGGACICSHTGPDILAISCSY; encoded by the coding sequence GTGAAAGTAAAATTAATTTGTGACAGTTTATGTGATACGCCAAAGGAATTAATAGAAAAATACAATATAGAAGTTATTCCTTTAAATATAATACTAGGGGATAAGGAATACAAAGAAGGTATTGATATAAGTAATGAAGATTTTTATAAAAGAATGAAAGAAAAAACTGAAGTTCCAAAAACATCTCAAGCTACATATATTCAATTTAAAGAAGCATTTGATAAATATAAAGATGAATATTCTATAGTTTGTATAAATGGTTCCTCTAAATCTTCTGGAACATATCAAAGTGCTGTAATGGCAAAGAATGACACAGAGGGTGATATACATGTTTTTGACACATTAACATTATCACTAGGAAGTGCACAATTTGTGGTTAAGGCTTGTGAGCTTATTGAAAATAATAAAGAGATAACAGCTGAAGAGTTAATAAATGAATTAGAAGGATTAAGAAGTTCTGTAAGTTTATTTTTTGTTCCTGATACTCTTGAATATTTACAAAGAAGTGGAAGAGCATCACTTGCGACTGCTACAATAGGTAATATGTTGAAAATTAAACCTATATTTACCGTAGAAGATGCGAATATATTTATACATTCTAAGGTAAGAGGTAAAAAGCACACAATACATGAATTAGTAAAATTAATTATAGATAAATATGATACTTTAGAAGATAAAAATATCATAATAGGTTGCGGAGATAATCTAGATGATTTTGAGAAATTAAAGCAAGAAGTCCAAACTAAGATAAAATGTAAAAAGTTATATTTTACAAGAGGTGGTGCTTGTATATGTTCTCATACTGGGCCAGATATACTTGCAATTAGTTGCTCTTATTAG